In a single window of the Gossypium hirsutum isolate 1008001.06 chromosome D02, Gossypium_hirsutum_v2.1, whole genome shotgun sequence genome:
- the LOC121214537 gene encoding putative methyltransferase C9orf114 translates to MGKKKDKKRFEREVETNSPAETQTDLTLLNAAGDSHRKKKPKTKSEKETNGETKKADDIPTVTVPIAGSIVDNAQSLEWRKIPLLLFTLSTLCYKFSFNFSFFFQLVVVFDNKSSLRNNGAFLNQNNSNENDRGAAFIVRILQYLETPQYLRKALFVKHNSLRYVGMLPPLDAPHHLRKHEWAPNREGVTLEEKPTSSAGTVVDVGLDKNVVVDQALGPGKRVTVAMGTNQNLDYGNKIGLWKANWS, encoded by the exons ATGGGGAAGAAGAAGGATAAGAAGAGATTCGAAAGGGAAGTCGAAACCAACAGCCCAGCAGAAACCCAAACGGACCTCACTCTTCTCAACGCCGCCGGAGATTCTCACCGTAAAAAGAAGCCAAAAACCAAATCGGAGAAAGAAACCAACGGTGAAACCAAAAAAGCCGACGATATCCCCACTGTCACCGTACCCATCGCTGGTTCTATCGTCGACAACGCTCAGTCTCTCGAGTGGCGGAAAATCCCTCTGCTTCTCTTCACTCTTTCTACCCTatgttacaaattttcatttaatttctcctttttctttcagTTG GTGGTGGTGTTTGATAATAAGAGTAGCTTGAGGAATAATGGTGCTTTTTTGAACCAAAATAATTCGAATGAAAATGATAGAGGGGCGGCTTTTATTGTTAGGATCTTGCAGTATCTCGAGACGCCGCAATATCTTAGAAAAGCTCTTTTCGTTAAGCATAATTCCCTTAGATATGTG GGAATGTTGCCTCCACTTGATGCTCCACATCATCTGCGTAAGCATGAGTGGGCTCCCAACCGGGAAG GTGTCACACTTGAGGAAAAACCCACAAGCTCTGCGGGAACAGTGGTCGATGTAGGTTTAGATAAG AATGTTGTGGTTGATCAAGCACTTGGGCCTGGAAAAAGAGTTACCGTTGCAATGGGAACTAACCAAAACTTGGATTATGGTAATAAAATTGGATTATGGAAGGCCAATTGGAGTTGA